The Thermosynechococcus sp. genome has a segment encoding these proteins:
- a CDS encoding hemerythrin family protein: MDGLAWQGAFVSGLAKIDQEHQALLEMLQQLRSAIAEGATFSQVKPQLLACARETERHFQHEETLMATANHPLYLSHRAAHQNLLRHLRGVLEEVHAHPENLTAETIEAIGALVVRHIREEDLPMLYLLTHPAALAQQQGAELTAENVF; this comes from the coding sequence ATGGATGGGCTGGCATGGCAGGGGGCGTTTGTCTCTGGCTTGGCGAAAATCGATCAGGAGCATCAGGCACTCTTGGAGATGTTACAGCAGCTACGCTCGGCGATTGCCGAGGGGGCAACCTTTTCCCAGGTCAAGCCGCAGTTACTAGCGTGCGCCAGGGAAACGGAACGCCACTTTCAGCACGAAGAGACCCTGATGGCTACTGCCAACCATCCCCTCTATCTTTCCCACCGTGCCGCTCACCAAAATTTGCTGCGACATTTGAGGGGCGTGCTTGAGGAGGTGCATGCGCATCCTGAGAACCTAACAGCGGAAACAATAGAGGCCATTGGTGCTCTGGTGGTGCGCCATATTCGCGAAGAAGATTTGCCGATGCTTTACCTGCTCACCCATCCCGCGGCGCTAGCGCAGCAACAAGGGGCTGAATTAACCGCTGAAAATGTCTTCTAG